The Odocoileus virginianus isolate 20LAN1187 ecotype Illinois chromosome 3, Ovbor_1.2, whole genome shotgun sequence genome includes a window with the following:
- the CD70 gene encoding CD70 antigen, giving the protein MKCSWRTVMAAEEASSCQVPRRPWASILRMTIPVLISTGTCYLICNLCFSRQQQQLDSTRWDLAELQLNHTGSRQDPRLRWQGSPALGRSFLQGPELDDNGQLRIQRDGIYRLHIQVTLANCSSSTWTAEPQRATLKVAICSPAAHSISLLRLSFHRGGCWVASQRLTFLARGDILCTNLTLPLLPSRNADETFFGIQWVGP; this is encoded by the exons ATGAAGTGCTCGTGGAGGACCGTGATGGCAGCAGAAGAGGCTTCAAGCTGCCAGGTTCCCCGCCGGCCCTGGGCATCCATCCTGAGGATGACTATCCCAGTGCTTATTAGCACGGGCACATGCTACCTCATCTGCAATCTGTGCTTCAgccggcagcagcagcagctggactCAACCAGG tggGACTTAGCAGAGCTCCAGCTGAATCACACAG GGTCGCGGCAGGACCCCAGGCTGCGCTGGCAGGGGAGCCCCGCCCTGGGACGCTCCTTCCTGCAAGGGCCAGAGCTGGACGACAACGGGCAGCTGCGGATCCAACGTGATGGCATTTATAGGCTGCACATCCAGGTGACATTAGCCAACTGCTCCTCCTCCACGTGGACTGCCGAGCCCCAGAGAGCCACGCTGAAGGTGGCCATCTGCTCCCCTGCCGCCCACAGCATCAGCCTGCTACGCCTCAGCTTCCACCGCGGAGGCTGCTGGGTCGCCTCCCAGCGCCTCACCTTCCTGGCTCGTGGGGACATTCTCTGCACCAACCTTACTCTGCCTCTGTTGCCTTCCAGAAACGCTGATGAGACTTTTTTTGGTATTCAGTGGGTGGGCCCTTGA